Proteins from a genomic interval of Scomber scombrus chromosome 11, fScoSco1.1, whole genome shotgun sequence:
- the LOC133990724 gene encoding putative nuclease HARBI1, with protein sequence MGCPYIRNPIDIEEEIIRNALRRERIVRPRLDVLSLPEEYLLERYRFSSTSIIYLNNILRPYISNLTQCGRALTAEQILCIALRFYANGSFLYNIGDAEHVGKATVCRAVRNVTLALKRLLSVMVVFPGHKPIGNIKEEFHRIAGLPNVIGCVDGTHIPITAPAENEGDYVNRKSFHSINVQIICDAANLITNVEAKWPGSVHDSWVYRESSLSNTFARGEFDGYLLGDRGYPCQPSLLTPYPDPEPGPGPQQHFNVAHCRTRAWVEMTIGIFKSRFQCLRKLRVTRERACDIIVACVVLHNIATIRGEQHPAVQSHDADDDHPIHPADVQDGRAVRDLICRNYF encoded by the exons ATGGGTTGTCCGTACATCCGCAATCCGATTGacatagaagaagaaataatCCGCAATGCCTTACGTCGGGAGAGGATTGTCAGACCGCGATTGGATGTGCTGTCATTACCAGAAGAATATCTGTTGGAACGGTATCGATTTTCATCAACCTCCATCATTTACCTCAATAACATACTCCGGCCATACATATCCAATCTCACACAGTGCGGACGTGCGCTCACAGCAGAGCAAATATTGTGCATCGCGCTGCGTTTCTACGCCAATGGAAGCTTCCTCTACAATATTGGCGACGCAGAACACGTCGGCAAGGCAACGGTGTGTAGAGCAGTCAGGAATGTCACCCTCGCACTTAAACGCCTCTTGTCTGTCATGGTAGTGTTCCCTGGGCACAAACCTATAGGAAATATCAAAGAGGAATTCCACAGGATTGCAG GGCTGCCAAATGTGATTGGATGTGTAGATGGCACACACATCCCTATCACTGCTCCTGCAGAGAATGAAGGGGACTATGTGAACAGGAAATCCTTTCATAGTATCAATGTCCAG ATCATATGTGATGCAGCCAACCTCATCACCAATGTGGAAGCCAAGTGGCCTGGCTCTGTACATGATTCCTGGGTCTATCGAGAGTCTAGCCTGAGCAACACATTTGCACGTG GAGAGTTTGATGGCTACCTACTGGGGGATAGAGGCTACCCATGCCAGCCCTCTCTGTTGACCCCTTACCCTGACCCTGAGCCTGGGCCTGGGCcccaacaacattttaatgtggCCCACTGCAGGACTAGAGCCTGGGTTGAGATGACCATAGGCATATTCAAATCCCGGTTCCAGTGCCTGCGTAAGCTCAGGGTGACCCGAGAGAGGGCATGTGACATCATTGTGGCATGTGTTGTTCTCCATAATATTGCCACTATTAGAGGAGAGCAACACCCTGCCGTACAGAGCCATGACGCTGATGATGACCATCCCATCCACCCTGCAGATGTCCAGGATGGAAGGGCTGTCAGAGACTTAATTTGTCGGAACTATTTTTGA